TGTCGAACCATGTGCACCTGCTGTTGGACCCCGGCCAGATAGTCCCGCTGGCTGAAGTAATGAGAGACATCATGGCAAACTTCGCCAAATGGTACAACTGGAAGCACAATCGCAGGGGTCACTTCTGGGCCTCACGCTATCATCCTACAGTCATCCAGGACGACACCTATGCCTTGACGTGCATGCGATACATCCACAGAAATCCGCTGCGAGCTGGGATAGTGGGAGTGGCCTGGGAGTATCCTTGGAGTTCAGTTCGTCACAATGCCTTTGGAGAGACAGACCCGTTGATTGACGATCTGCCTTCTTTCCTCGGCCTAAGCCCGTATCCCAAGGTACGGTACCGACAGTATCGCCATTGGATGCAAACGCCCTTTGACTCCGAAAGAGACAAGAAGTTTTTTTACGATTTATTCATGGGAAGCGAGTACTTTCAGGAAAGCATGAGGGCCCGGTTTGGGCTGTTGAGAAGAAGATCAAAAGGATAATTTCTAAAGTGGCATCTGAATTATCAATATGTTACATACCGTTTGGTGCCAGGCACCACCAGCAGTTCCTATGGTGCAGGTGGTCAACTGCCTCACGGGGCTTGGCATCGGCTCCTCCACCCTCCAGGACCCGCCTCCTTCCTCATGACAAAGTTTCCCGTTTCGGTGCGATTCGACCGATGGATGCCACCTATCCTCTCACTTGCCAAAGAGCTTCTTGACCTTCTCGCCAGCCCCTTCAACCACGCCCTTAGTCCCTTCTGCAGCCTTATCGGCTATGCCCTTTATCCCCTCGGGTGTCCCGGAAGGCTTGGGCCCGGTCTTCGAGGCCTCAAGGGCCTTGAGGCATGGGTTCTCATCTCCTGAGGTAGGACTTGCCAGGGCTGCCGCGATCCCCGCTGGCCCCAAGAGGGCAGCCCCTCCTACCGACTTGCCAATGGCCAAGGCGGCCCTGGTGGGATCGACCGCCAGGGATGGGCTTGCGAGCGTTCCGCCCAACTTGAACGGTTTCGCCACTTCGCTTAGGCTAAGCCCGACCTTGCCCACGCCGGCCACTCCAGCTCCCTCCTTTGGAGAGGGCTCGAGGGCTACGTCCAGCTCCTCGCTCTTCAAATTCACTTTTCCATCCCCAATCACGGTCATCCGAGAGGTGTCAAGCACCAGCGCAGTGCTCTGGGCGAGACCGTCCTTGATGTCCCAGCGGAGCACCATGCAGTTGATGTCCGTGTATTTCTTCTCCTTCTCGAAGGGGTTGATCAGTCGAAAGATGCTTTGCCCCAGATCGGCACCAGCCAGATCAATATACTTGTTGTCCAGTCGGCCCTTGCCCATCACCACTACGACCTTCCCGTTAAGCCCGGCCATGAGGGCCGCCACCGAACCACCACTTCCCTTCAGATCCACATCCACATCCAGCGTGCCCTCTAATATGTCCGTGACCTGCATCTCCTTGGCCATGCGGCCTATGTCGAACTTGTCGGCCTTCACGGCAAGAGACA
The sequence above is drawn from the bacterium genome and encodes:
- a CDS encoding transposase, which produces MRCNNKEALFNQASDVQKFLHLLGYFKKRHNYRLYAYTIMSNHVHLLLDPGQIVPLAEVMRDIMANFAKWYNWKHNRRGHFWASRYHPTVIQDDTYALTCMRYIHRNPLRAGIVGVAWEYPWSSVRHNAFGETDPLIDDLPSFLGLSPYPKVRYRQYRHWMQTPFDSERDKKFFYDLFMGSEYFQESMRARFGLLRRRSKG